The following proteins come from a genomic window of Streptomyces sp. GS7:
- a CDS encoding alpha/beta hydrolase, producing the protein MTTDMGGVTEQPSADPVDRAVSRRHMLRLGAGVAGGGTLLGAAAAGGMLVGWLPGGVKLKKVLGLTGKDGTVPDVAPGAVHVERVRSAARSRVVTMVTMLPPGTAASTKLPVCVMLHGRGNDAQGMVTLGTPQFLAAAVKGGMPPFAVVAVDGGDATYWHQRSPGDGDDPQAMLREELPGWLHARQLPTPRAAMGISMGGSGALQYAIGRTQSGRNLDAVALLSPGVFRTWADARVTGGYADEADWQAHEPTLRLDRMQAGALGVWCGQEDPFCPAAREVARQARAREARFPDGEHTEGFWRRVMPDAMSLLGHTLATT; encoded by the coding sequence ATGACCACAGATATGGGCGGCGTCACCGAGCAGCCCTCGGCGGACCCCGTCGACCGCGCGGTGTCGCGGCGGCACATGCTGCGGCTCGGGGCCGGCGTCGCGGGCGGCGGTACCCTGCTGGGGGCCGCCGCCGCGGGCGGAATGCTCGTCGGGTGGTTGCCCGGTGGGGTGAAGCTGAAGAAGGTGCTGGGGCTGACCGGGAAGGACGGCACGGTGCCGGACGTGGCGCCAGGGGCGGTACACGTCGAGCGAGTGCGCTCGGCGGCGCGGAGCCGGGTTGTGACGATGGTGACCATGCTGCCGCCCGGCACCGCGGCGAGCACGAAGCTGCCGGTCTGCGTGATGCTGCACGGGCGCGGGAACGACGCGCAGGGCATGGTGACGCTGGGGACGCCGCAGTTCCTGGCGGCCGCGGTCAAGGGCGGCATGCCGCCGTTCGCCGTCGTCGCGGTGGACGGCGGGGACGCCACGTACTGGCACCAGCGCTCCCCCGGTGACGGCGACGACCCGCAGGCGATGCTCCGCGAGGAGCTCCCCGGCTGGCTGCACGCCCGCCAACTGCCCACACCGCGCGCCGCGATGGGGATCTCCATGGGCGGCTCGGGCGCCCTTCAGTACGCCATCGGGCGCACGCAGAGCGGCCGCAACCTGGACGCCGTGGCGCTGCTCAGCCCGGGCGTCTTCCGGACCTGGGCGGACGCCCGCGTCACCGGCGGGTACGCCGACGAGGCGGACTGGCAGGCCCACGAGCCGACGCTCCGCCTCGACCGGATGCAGGCCGGTGCCCTCGGCGTGTGGTGCGGCCAGGAGGACCCGTTCTGCCCGGCCGCCCGCGAGGTCGCGCGGCAGGCGCGAGCGCGAGAGGCGCGGTTCCCCGACGGGGAGCACACGGAAGGCTTCTGGCGGCGGGTGATGCCCGACGCGATGTCGCTGTTGGGGCACACGCTCGCCACCACTTGA
- a CDS encoding IS481 family transposase produces MPHRNAPLTETGRLRLARCVVDEGWTLRRAAERFQVSPTTAQRWADRYRLLGEAGMADRSSRPHHSPRRTPTRTERRIIKVRLLRRWGPARIAHLLRLVPSTVHRVLTRFGLARLTHLDRATGRPIRRYERDRPGELVHVDIKKLGNIPDGGGHRTLGRQAGRKTRSGVGYSYIHTAVDDHSRLAYSEIHTDEKKETATAFWTRAQTFFTTCGITVERVLTDNGACYKSHTWRDALAAAGITHKRTRPYRPQTNGKVERFNRTLLDEWAYAKPYRSETERREAFPQWLHTYNHHRGHTALKGKPPASRVPNLTGQYS; encoded by the coding sequence GTGCCCCACCGTAATGCACCCCTGACCGAGACTGGACGGCTGCGTCTGGCCCGCTGCGTCGTCGACGAGGGCTGGACCCTGCGGCGGGCCGCCGAACGCTTCCAGGTCTCGCCCACCACCGCCCAACGCTGGGCCGACCGCTACCGGCTGCTGGGTGAGGCGGGGATGGCAGACCGTTCAAGCCGCCCGCACCACAGCCCGCGCCGCACCCCGACACGCACGGAACGGCGCATCATCAAGGTCCGCCTCCTGCGCCGGTGGGGCCCGGCCCGCATCGCCCACCTGCTGCGACTGGTCCCCTCGACCGTGCACCGCGTGCTGACCCGGTTCGGCCTGGCCCGCCTGACCCACCTGGACCGGGCCACAGGCCGGCCGATACGCCGCTACGAACGCGACCGCCCCGGCGAGTTGGTCCACGTGGACATCAAGAAGCTCGGCAACATCCCCGACGGCGGCGGCCACAGGACACTCGGCCGGCAAGCAGGCCGCAAGACCCGCTCGGGAGTCGGCTACAGCTACATCCACACCGCCGTCGACGACCACTCCCGCCTGGCCTACAGCGAGATCCACACCGACGAGAAAAAGGAGACCGCCACCGCCTTCTGGACCCGGGCCCAAACGTTCTTCACCACCTGCGGCATCACCGTCGAACGCGTCCTGACCGACAACGGCGCCTGCTACAAGTCCCACACCTGGCGCGATGCCCTCGCAGCAGCCGGGATCACCCACAAGCGAACCCGGCCCTACCGACCACAGACCAACGGCAAAGTCGAACGCTTCAACCGCACCCTGCTTGACGAATGGGCCTACGCGAAGCCCTACCGCTCAGAGACCGAACGCCGCGAAGCGTTCCCCCAATGGCTCCACACCTACAATCACCACCGCGGACACACCGCGCTCAAGGGCAAACCACCCGCCAGCCGCGTCCCCAACCTCACAGGGCAATACAGCTAG
- a CDS encoding serine hydrolase domain-containing protein: protein MSLSLTPGQRGGFSETGLRTVRDVLTRHVESGKIPGLVALVSRGGHTHVEAIGTMRHDGGAPMRRDTIFRMASTTKPVTMAAAMVLLDECRLRLDDLVEPWLPELADRRVLKRVDGPLEDTVPARRPITVRDLLTSTFGLGMDLTALGTPIMDAVFERGIFSQSATAVAAPDEWMRRLATLPLMHQPGAHWQYQVSNDLLGVLVARVTGQSFETFLRERIFGPLGMKDTGFHVPAGKIDRLPPCYTPNPETGEFTVWDEAVGGQYSTPPAFQSGGGGLVSTVDDYHAYFRMLLNGGMHEGERILSRPAVELMTTNCLTPEQNAARSDLARNNVHISFGQGQHGGWGYGMAVRTYRGDYAPIGQFGWDGGTGTTAYADPHNGLVGVLLTQVGLSLPAPAQLVHDFWTTLYQAIDD from the coding sequence ATGTCCCTCAGCCTCACCCCCGGTCAGCGCGGCGGCTTCTCCGAAACGGGGCTGCGCACAGTCCGCGACGTGCTGACACGGCACGTGGAGTCCGGGAAGATTCCCGGACTCGTCGCCCTGGTCAGCCGGGGCGGTCACACCCACGTCGAAGCGATCGGCACGATGCGCCACGACGGCGGGGCGCCCATGCGCCGGGACACGATCTTCCGGATGGCCTCGACAACCAAGCCGGTCACGATGGCGGCGGCGATGGTCCTGCTGGACGAGTGCCGGCTGCGCCTAGACGACCTGGTCGAGCCGTGGCTGCCCGAACTCGCCGACCGCCGAGTGCTCAAGCGGGTCGACGGCCCGCTTGAGGACACCGTCCCAGCGCGGCGGCCGATCACCGTACGGGACCTGCTGACCTCCACCTTCGGCCTGGGCATGGATCTGACGGCACTGGGCACCCCGATCATGGACGCGGTCTTCGAGCGGGGCATTTTCAGTCAGAGCGCGACAGCGGTGGCCGCGCCGGACGAGTGGATGCGCCGGCTGGCGACGCTGCCACTGATGCACCAGCCCGGAGCGCACTGGCAGTACCAGGTCAGCAACGATCTGCTCGGTGTCCTCGTCGCCCGGGTCACCGGCCAGTCGTTCGAGACGTTCCTGCGCGAACGGATCTTCGGCCCGCTGGGGATGAAGGACACCGGTTTCCACGTGCCCGCCGGCAAGATCGACCGGCTGCCACCCTGCTACACGCCCAACCCGGAGACCGGGGAGTTCACCGTGTGGGACGAGGCGGTGGGCGGACAGTACAGCACGCCTCCGGCGTTCCAGTCAGGCGGCGGCGGACTGGTCTCCACCGTCGACGACTACCACGCCTACTTCCGCATGCTGCTCAACGGCGGAATGCACGAGGGCGAACGCATCCTGTCCCGGCCGGCCGTGGAACTGATGACCACCAACTGCCTCACCCCCGAACAGAATGCCGCCCGCAGCGACTTGGCCCGCAACAACGTCCACATCTCTTTCGGCCAGGGACAGCACGGCGGCTGGGGCTACGGCATGGCGGTGCGCACCTACCGCGGCGACTACGCACCCATCGGCCAGTTCGGCTGGGACGGCGGTACCGGCACCACCGCCTACGCCGACCCGCACAACGGGCTCGTCGGCGTCCTGCTCACCCAGGTCGGACTGTCCCTCCCGGCCCCGGCACAACTCGTCCACGACTTCTGGACCACGCTCTACCAGGCCATCGACGACTGA
- a CDS encoding serine/threonine-protein kinase: MTDEGRLIAGRYRLTQQIGRGGMGTVWRAQDEVLGRQVALKRIHVHPHLSEGELATLYERMRREARSAARIVHPNVVVVHDVVDDDGRPCIVMEYVPAVTLGDLLKDRQTIPPEEAARIGLEMTAALRAAHAAGVLHRDVKPGNVMLGAEGRVVLTDFGIAMTSDVSTLTKTGEMVGSIQYMAPERIRGQKPGPASDLWALGATLYQAVEGRPPFHRPTVMESAYAIVVDPLEPMKHAGPLAPLIEALMSKDPDERPSAEETERALRAAQCSGSAPSTESAGSGESAGPTGPTTVLPPEPVATPSAGPHSEAPARSSRGETVAAGPARTDGGRERRRGSKRRVLVATTVAVTAGAAAIAGTIYATSDHGTGTPDTGALKTPGTATPAYTPPPVPKGFHQVSEIGASFPVPDGWKAVTRSGELVTFADKSGRGGLTVKMVEPAGSTPMAHFTDMEAITKGNYPSGYRRLRMQQTTFREQPAVVWEFTFKGKARVFRGIEQGFGRAGGREYDIYLSAPEAQWDAYRPVFDTCRDGFTVASQ; the protein is encoded by the coding sequence GTGACGGACGAGGGGCGACTCATCGCCGGGCGCTACCGGCTCACCCAGCAGATCGGCCGTGGCGGCATGGGCACGGTGTGGCGCGCGCAGGACGAAGTCCTGGGCCGCCAGGTCGCGCTCAAGCGGATCCATGTCCATCCGCACCTGTCCGAGGGCGAGCTTGCCACGCTCTACGAGCGCATGCGCCGTGAGGCGCGCAGCGCCGCCCGCATTGTGCATCCCAATGTGGTCGTGGTCCATGACGTCGTGGACGACGACGGTCGGCCCTGCATCGTCATGGAATACGTCCCGGCGGTCACGCTCGGAGATCTCCTCAAGGACAGGCAGACCATCCCGCCCGAAGAGGCGGCCCGCATCGGCCTGGAGATGACCGCCGCACTGCGGGCCGCGCACGCAGCCGGGGTGCTGCATCGCGACGTCAAGCCCGGCAACGTCATGCTCGGCGCCGAGGGCCGCGTGGTGCTCACCGACTTCGGCATCGCGATGACCTCCGACGTCTCCACCCTCACCAAGACCGGCGAGATGGTTGGCTCCATCCAGTACATGGCGCCGGAACGGATACGCGGTCAGAAGCCGGGACCGGCATCAGACCTGTGGGCACTGGGCGCGACGCTGTACCAGGCGGTGGAGGGCCGGCCGCCGTTCCACCGGCCCACCGTGATGGAGTCCGCGTACGCCATCGTCGTCGACCCATTGGAGCCCATGAAGCACGCCGGGCCGCTGGCACCGCTCATCGAAGCCCTCATGTCCAAGGATCCGGACGAGCGGCCGTCGGCGGAGGAGACCGAGCGGGCCTTGCGGGCCGCTCAGTGCAGTGGATCGGCTCCATCGACTGAATCGGCTGGATCGGGTGAATCAGCTGGACCGACCGGGCCGACGACGGTTCTGCCTCCGGAGCCCGTTGCAACCCCGTCCGCCGGACCGCACAGCGAGGCCCCGGCTCGGTCTTCCCGTGGAGAGACGGTAGCGGCCGGACCCGCTCGAACCGATGGCGGCAGGGAACGGCGCCGGGGCAGCAAGCGCCGCGTCCTCGTCGCCACCACCGTTGCCGTGACCGCAGGGGCCGCGGCCATCGCAGGCACGATCTACGCGACATCGGACCATGGCACCGGCACACCCGACACCGGCGCCCTGAAAACCCCCGGTACTGCTACACCGGCGTACACGCCACCGCCCGTACCCAAGGGATTCCACCAGGTCAGCGAGATCGGCGCCTCCTTCCCCGTGCCGGACGGCTGGAAGGCCGTCACGCGGTCGGGTGAACTGGTCACCTTCGCCGACAAGTCCGGCCGGGGCGGCCTCACGGTCAAGATGGTGGAACCCGCGGGTTCGACCCCCATGGCACACTTCACGGATATGGAGGCGATCACGAAGGGCAACTACCCCTCCGGTTACCGGAGGCTGCGCATGCAGCAGACCACGTTCCGGGAACAGCCCGCCGTGGTATGGGAGTTCACCTTCAAGGGGAAGGCGCGCGTGTTCCGCGGCATCGAGCAGGGCTTCGGCCGCGCGGGCGGGCGGGAGTACGACATCTACCTCTCGGCACCGGAAGCACAGTGGGACGCCTACCGCCCCGTCTTCGACACCTGCAGGGACGGGTTCACAGTGGCCAGCCAGTGA
- a CDS encoding DUF4097 family beta strand repeat-containing protein, whose product MHKFHTPAPISAVLGIPAGRVQFIAADRADTTVEVLPANTSKSRDVKAAEQTTIEYADGVLRIESSAKDQYFGPSGSIEVTVKLPAGSHVQAKTASAELRTLGRLGDVVFEGAYSQTKLDEAASVRLTAVDGDVEVGRLGGPAEISTARGDIRITEATGGKVVLRTQAGDITISATAGVSAALDAHTAYGRIHNALKNDGTAELDIRATTSHGDITARSL is encoded by the coding sequence ATGCACAAGTTCCACACCCCCGCCCCGATCTCCGCCGTCCTGGGCATCCCCGCCGGACGCGTCCAGTTCATCGCCGCAGACCGAGCCGACACCACGGTCGAGGTCCTGCCCGCCAACACCTCGAAGAGCCGCGACGTGAAGGCGGCGGAGCAGACCACGATCGAGTACGCCGACGGCGTCCTGCGGATCGAGTCGTCGGCGAAGGACCAGTACTTCGGACCGTCCGGATCCATCGAGGTGACGGTCAAGCTGCCCGCCGGCTCCCACGTCCAGGCCAAGACTGCCAGTGCCGAACTCCGGACCCTCGGCCGCCTCGGCGACGTCGTCTTCGAAGGCGCCTACAGCCAGACCAAGTTGGACGAGGCCGCGAGCGTGCGCCTCACTGCCGTCGACGGTGACGTCGAGGTCGGCCGGCTGGGCGGGCCCGCGGAGATCAGCACCGCACGGGGCGACATCCGGATCACCGAAGCCACGGGCGGCAAGGTCGTGCTCCGCACCCAGGCCGGCGACATCACGATCAGCGCCACCGCCGGCGTCTCGGCCGCCCTGGACGCCCACACCGCCTACGGCCGCATCCACAACGCCCTCAAGAACGACGGCACCGCCGAACTCGACATCCGCGCCACCACCTCCCACGGCGACATCACCGCCCGCAGCCTCTAA
- a CDS encoding lipase family alpha/beta hydrolase: MLASVPDPDRSPAGANDFTCRPSAAHPRPVILVHGTFENAFSNWSGLAPVLKHAGYCVFALNYGQTKPHALMKGTGPVPDSAKQLAAYVEKVLAATGARKVDLVGHSQGGGLMPQWYLRFNRGAAKVHRLVGINPSNHGTTVDGLAHVADAVLDVAGHTGKPLGLDVPAAEDQTVGSPVLRHLYAKGDTEPGVTYTNIVTKTDTLVTPYTNQFLTAVPGATVHNILLQDVCPLDLTGHFSGADDPNVHQLVLNALDPAHAAPVHCALRPIPL; the protein is encoded by the coding sequence GTGCTTGCCTCAGTGCCGGACCCCGACCGCTCCCCGGCCGGAGCCAACGACTTCACCTGCCGGCCCTCCGCCGCCCACCCCCGCCCGGTAATCCTGGTGCACGGCACCTTCGAGAACGCCTTCAGCAACTGGAGCGGGCTTGCCCCGGTGTTGAAACACGCCGGCTATTGCGTGTTCGCCCTCAACTACGGCCAGACCAAACCCCACGCCCTGATGAAGGGGACCGGCCCGGTTCCCGACTCGGCCAAGCAGCTGGCCGCCTATGTCGAGAAGGTGCTTGCCGCCACGGGGGCGCGGAAGGTCGACCTCGTGGGCCACTCCCAGGGCGGCGGACTGATGCCCCAGTGGTACCTGCGCTTCAACCGCGGCGCCGCGAAGGTGCACCGGCTGGTGGGCATCAACCCCAGCAACCACGGCACCACCGTTGACGGCCTGGCCCATGTCGCCGATGCAGTACTGGACGTGGCGGGACACACCGGCAAGCCACTTGGCCTGGACGTCCCCGCCGCCGAGGACCAGACGGTCGGGTCCCCAGTGCTCCGGCATCTCTACGCCAAGGGTGACACCGAGCCCGGTGTCACCTACACCAACATCGTCACCAAGACCGACACCCTAGTGACCCCGTACACCAACCAGTTCCTCACCGCTGTGCCTGGTGCAACCGTCCACAACATCCTGCTGCAGGACGTATGCCCACTGGACCTCACCGGTCACTTCAGCGGCGCGGACGACCCGAACGTGCACCAGTTGGTGCTGAACGCTCTCGACCCCGCACACGCCGCGCCGGTGCACTGTGCGCTCAGGCCGATTCCGCTGTGA